A part of Primulina eburnea isolate SZY01 chromosome 10, ASM2296580v1, whole genome shotgun sequence genomic DNA contains:
- the LOC140842613 gene encoding monodehydroascorbate reductase-like, translating to MAEKAFKYVIVGGGVSAGYAAREFSKQGVKPGELAIISKEAVAPYERPALSKAYLFPQGTARLPGFHVCVGSGGERLLPEWYSEKGISLILGTEIVKADLASKTLTSAGGENFKYETLIIATGSSVIRLTDFGVQGADAKNIFYLRVINDADELVEAIKAKKNKKALVVGGGYIGLELSAALRINDIDVTMVYPEPWCMPRLFTSGLAAFYEGYYANKGVQIIKGTVATGFSSNEDGEVKAVNLKDGRVLEADIVVVGVGGRPLINLFKGQLEEEKGGIKTDGFFRTSVPDVYAVGDVATFPMKLFDDIRRVEHVDHARKSAEQAVKAIFASEQKTSIDEYDYLPFFYSRAFDLSWQFYGDNVGDTVLFGDNNPTSPTHKFGTYWIKDGKLVGAFLEGGTPEENKAIANIARVQPSVDSLDQLATEGLSFALKV from the exons GTGGCTCCTTATGAACGCCCAGCTCTTAGCAAGGCATATTTATTTCCCCAGG GAACTGCAAGACTTCCTGGTTTTCATGTATGCGTTGGAAGTGGAGGAGAGAGGCTCCTTCCCGAGTGGTACTCTGAGAAAG GAATATCTTTGATCCTTGGCACCGAAATAGTCAAAGCAGATCTTGCTTCAAAGACCCTTACCAGTGCTGGtggtgaaaattttaaatatgaaaCGCTGATTATTGCAACAGGATCTAGT GTTATTAGGTTGACGGACTTTGGTGTACAGGGTGCTGATGCGAAaaatatcttttatttgagaGTAATTAATGATGCTGATGAACTTGTAGAAGCAATCAAAgcgaagaaaaataaaaaggcTCTTGTTGTTGGCGGTGGCTACATCGGTCTCGAGCTAAGCGCAGCTCTTAGGATCAATGATATTGATGTCACAATGGTTTATCCGGAACCTTGGTGCA TGCCTAGGCTATTCACATCTGGCTTAGCTGCCTTCTATGAAGGTTATTATGCAAACAAGGGAGTCCAAATTATAAAAGGCACTGTAGCTACTGGATTTAGCTCCAATGAGGATGGTGAG GTTAAAGCGGTAAATCTTAAAGATGGTCGGGTCCTAGAAGCAGACATTGTTGTTGTTGGTGTAGGTGGAAGGCCACTTATTAACCTATTTAAGGGCCAACTTGAAGAGGAGAAAGGAGGAATCAAG ACTGATGGCTTCTTCAGAACCAGTGTTCCTGATGTTTATGCTGTGGGTGATGTTGCCACATTCCCCATGAAGTTGTTTGATGATATCAGAAGAGTCGAACACGTTGATCATGCTCGTAAATCTGCTGAACAAGCTGTAAAG GCAATATTTGCAAGTGAACAGAAAACATCAATTGACGAATATGACTATCTCCCATTCTTTTACTCCCGTGCTTTTGACCTCTCATGGCAATTCTATGGCGACAACGTTGGTGACACCGTGCTGTTTGGAGATAACAACCCAACATCTCCAACTCACAAGTTTGGGACGTACTGGATCAAGGATGGAAAACTTGTCGGGGCATTCTTGGAAGGCGGTACTCCGGAAGAAAACAAGGCTATCGCCAATATTGCTAGAGTCCAGCCTTCGGTTGATAGCTTGGATCAACTAGCTACAGAGGGTCTCTCATTTGCTCTCAAAGTTTAA